GATTTTTGGGCCATTAAAAAAGCTCCGACTGACCTTCATATCAGTCTTAAAAAATTTGGGCTTAACCTTATCCATCAATCCACATTTTTCAAAACTTCAATCCACAAACAATTCCCCTATAACACTTCAGATTACAAACTTGCAAGTGATTATCTTCTGTTTTATCAACTCTTTGACAAAAAGTTTCTTTTTCATAAAATCGATCTGATTTGCTCTATATTTCATTGTGGAGGTTCAAGCGATATTCAAGGACTATTACGCACTAAAGAGTCTTTGCATATCGCACAGAGATTTTCAAAAAATCCTCTTTCTGTATATCCATATTTTTTAATCGCCTCAATGAAGAAAATCATCAAAACACAATTCCCGCATTGGTTTGTCAAAAAACTCATCGCTCTTCAAAAATAGCCCTTGATCCCATACTCAGATAATCTTTATGTATAATTTCTCAAAAAAATCACGAGCATACAAATGACAGAAAACCCCTTTTTCTCTATCATTATCCCTGTTTACAATACAGAAAAATACATCGCAAGATGCTTAGAAAGCTGTATCAATCAAACCTTTCAAGAAATTGAAATTATTATCGTAGATGATTGTGGGACAGACAATGCTATACAGATCGCCCAAAACTATGCCAAAAAAGACACAAGAATCAAAATCATTCACAATCCACACAATTTAGGTCTTTTTCACACACGATTCAATGGCATTAAAGTCGCATCAGGAATCTATACTCTCTTTGTTGATTCTGATGATTTTATTGACATAAAAACTTGTGAAAACCTCTATCAAATTTTGCAAAAACATTTGCAAATTGATTTATTGCATTTTACTTCTCATAACCTGCTCAATAATCTCAAAAGCAAATTCAACTTTTGCAAATCCTTAAAGATCCTTACTACCCCCTTTTTTCAAGAAAAACTTATTCTTGGAAATTCCTTTGAATCCATTTGGGGTAAAGCGATTAGAACAAATATTATCAAAAATGCTTACAACAAACTTGATTTTGTTCCATCCCCACTTAACACCCTAGAAGATGGATTGATTCTATTAGCTCTGAGTTTTGAAATTCAAGCATATTGCAAAATCGAAAAACAATTTTATTTTTACTGTGATAATCCTCTATCAATCACAAGAACAATCACTTCAGAAGCTTTTTATAAAAGACAAAAAGATTTTCTTACACTCTTTAAAAGCATAGAAAAACTCAAAGTTCCTTATCCCAGCCAGCAAAACTTAATCTCAAGATATAAAAACAAAGCTATCTCGGCATCTATACTCAATGCAAGACACTACTCACAACACGAACTTCAAGAAGTATTTTTTATGTTGCAATCAATCAATACAGATTTCAAACCTCCGCACTATTTTATTGCTTCCATTTATTTAACATCCACCCTTTTGTCTTTGAGATATTTTTTTAGATGGCAAACTATCGCCAGAATCACCTTATATCTTGCAACATTTGGAAAAGTCAAACTATGAAAGCCTCTTTCAATCTTTTGGGGAAATGTGACAATAGCAATCCTAGCAGTATCTCACTCAAACAAATCCACCATTGGGAAGAGGAAAAATGGATCACCTACCTAGGAGAGACAGATTGCGTCAGAGATTTTATTGCCAAACATTCATGCATTATCCTTCCTAGCTACAAAGAAGGGATTCCACGCTCTCTTTTAGAAGCAATGAGCATGGAAAAACCCATCATCACCACAGATGTCAGCGGTTGTAGAGAATGTATTTGCAATCCAAGAGAAATGGAACACTTTAAAGTCGGAGACAATGGAATCCTTATCCCTCCCAAAAATCCACTCTCTCTTGCTAAAGCAATTGAATATTTCCTCTCTCTTTCCAATGAGCAAAAAAAAGAAATGGGGCGCCAAGGGCGAAAATATGCAAAAACTCGTTTTGAGATTTCTCACACAATCCAACACTATCAACAAGTCCTATCTCCATATTCAAACTCCACTCAAAAAAACCTCATCTTTATTAGCAATACAAGTTTTGGAATGTATAACTTTCGCCTACCTATCCTCCAATCACTCCAAAAACAAGGCTTTGTGATTCACATCATTTCTCCTATCGATTCAACAACTCAACTCCTCAAAGACAAAGGATTTTTCCATCACCCTATTTCAATCAATCCCAAAGGTCTCAATCCCTTAGAAGATCTTCTTTTGGCTTACAAACTAAGAAAAATGATCCGATCAATTAGACCTATTTTAGTTTTCAACTACACAATCAAACCCGCAATTTATGGTTCAATAGCTTGCAACCTCCTCAAGATTCCAAACATTGCAGTCATTACTGGACTAGGCTATGTTTTTATCGATGGAGGATTTAAAAAGAAACTTCTTAAATATCTTGTTTGCCTACTCTATCGTGGTGCATTTTTAAAAACTCTTGAAGTGTGGTTTTTAAACTCTGATGACAAAGAGACTTTTATCAACCACAAAATTCTAGATAGCTCAAAAGCCAAAATCTTAGATAGTGAAGGGATTGATACAGATTTCTTTTCGCCCCAAGATTATCCTCAAGATGAGCCCAATTTCCTACTCATTGCTCGTATGCTTTGGGACAAAGGAATAGGAGAACTGATTGAAGCAATCAAAATCCTTAAAAATCCGCATTGATCTTTTTAAAATTTGGTTCCCTTCCAAAATAGCCAAATGGTATCCCATAAAAGAATCCTCCCACCTCTTTGATATCCCCATACAAAGATCCGCTATATCCGAGATAGCCCAATTTTTTTGGAGCATATCCCATCGCCTCAAGAATTGTGGGGAAAATATTAAAATGCGAAGATCGATTGAAATTATTTTGAAGATGCTTGCTAATTGGCATGTTTTGAACATTACTAAGTACTACAAGAGGAACAAGTCCTTCTCCACTATAGGGATTTTGTGTGCTTCCATGTGTCAAACCCGCGACATCTTCAAGGTTTTGCCCATGATCTGAAGTATAGATGATTAGCGTTGATTCTTGTGTTTGAAACTTTAAAAGCTCACTACAAAATCGATCACTTTGATAAAGAACAGATTTGAGATATTTAACTCTTTGTGGGGTTTGAGCAGAATATCCCACAAAAAACTTTAAAGGAAACTGATAATGACTTAAAAATGCATTGTATGGAAAATGAGCACCTTTTTTGATAATGATCGTAAAAGTTTTTTGCTTGGTCTTAAGATATTGAAGAGAAGAAATAATCTCACGATCACTTTCTATTGCGACTCTACTTAAATTATTATCAATCATTTTTTCTTCAACATAATCAAAATAATCATGTCCTCTTCCCCCTCCTTGTGCATCATATAAATAAGTTTTATATCCCGCCTTCTTTGCATAATCCCAAATCAACGCATTGTGATAAAAATCCTCTACGATACTCTCATATCTTACGCCTTTTCGCAGCATAATATTGCTGACTGCAGAACTATTGGCATACGATGTTGCTTTTCCAAAATCCATCACGCTCCACTGACCTAAATGTTTCAATCTCAAAAAAGGTGAATAATCAAATCGTATGCTTTCATCAATTACCAAGACAATGTGTTGATATTGGGCATGAGAAATTTGAATCTCCTTTGTGAGTTCATAGCGATAAGAATAGGGATTTTCAACCCGATCGATTCCATAGGCAAGAAAAAGACCATACAGAGAAATCGGGGATGGAAGCTTATTAGTCGCTCCTCCTTGTCGAAAAACACAAGTTGCACAGACTAAGCAAACTAAAGCAACTCCTATCAAAAATGAGAGCAGTGTATTTCTTTTGAGGTGAATCCTTAGGGGGGGGGGGCATCAACACAAATCCAGAGATCAATACAAACCCTCTCAAACTCGCCCACCCAATCCAACTCCCATACATCACAACTGCATCTTTTGTGTTTGCTAAATTTGAAATCAATAACACAAAGTCTTGAAATTCAATCACCTTTCCAGATGCGAAATAAAAAACATCAAAAATCAATGCAGACAGCACAACAAGAAACAGATATAAATATTTAAAAATGCTATAAGATCTTGATGCCAAAAACAAGCTCAGAACCAATAAAACTTCTGCACCAACAAGCACCAAGGATTTTGCCAAAGAAAATCCTTGGGCGTTTGTATGGGTCCATTTTGAAACAATACTTGGATGCTCCCAAAATACAAATGCTACGATACAGCTACAAGCAATCACAAAATACAAATGAGTTTTATTCAAAAACATCTTCCCTCCACTTAAAGCATTAAAAGCATCTTATCTAAAAGCATAAATTCTCAATAGAAAAACTTTCATTTTGATATACTCCAAATTTTATTCTTTGATATACTGGAAATCAAATGGCCAAAACTATTGCGATTATCGGACTAGGATATGTTGGACTCCCCTTAGCTATCGAATTTGGAAAACACTACCCTACCTTAGGATTTGATATTGATCACAGACGGATCTTAGAACTCCAATCTCATATTGATAAAACTCACCAAATCATAGAACAAGACTTTAAAGATTCACATCATTTGAGCTTTCATAGCGATTTAGAGAATCTTAAAGATGCTCAGATTTATATCATCACCGTCCCCACTCCTCTAGATCAATTCAAAAATCCCGATATCTCTTATCTCCAAAATGCCTCAAAATCAATCGCTCCTCTCTTAAAGCAAGGGGATATTGTCATTTACGAATCTACTACTTACCCCACATGCACGCGACTTGATTGCATACCCATTCTTGAGCAATATTCTCATCTAAAGTTTAATATTGATTTTTTTGTCGGATACTCTCCTGAACGCGTCAGCCCAAACGACCACGCACACAAACTCACACAGATTCAAAAAATCACAAGCGGAAGCACGCAAGAAAGTGCTCAAGAAATCGATACCCTCTACTCATCTATCATCACCGCAGGCACCTATCTTGCTCCATCTATCGAAATAGCCGAAATGGCAAAAGCCATCGAAAATGCCCAGAGAGATCTTAATATCGCCTTTGTCAATGAGGTCGCGATCCTTTGTGATGCATTAAAAATCCCCACCCATGAAGTACTCAAAGCTGCTAGCACGAAGTGGAACTTTTTGCCTTTCTCTCCTGGGCTTGTGGGAGGGCATTGTATCAGTGTCGATCCTTACTA
The DNA window shown above is from Helicobacter kayseriensis and carries:
- a CDS encoding nucleotide sugar dehydrogenase, producing MAKTIAIIGLGYVGLPLAIEFGKHYPTLGFDIDHRRILELQSHIDKTHQIIEQDFKDSHHLSFHSDLENLKDAQIYIITVPTPLDQFKNPDISYLQNASKSIAPLLKQGDIVIYESTTYPTCTRLDCIPILEQYSHLKFNIDFFVGYSPERVSPNDHAHKLTQIQKITSGSTQESAQEIDTLYSSIITAGTYLAPSIEIAEMAKAIENAQRDLNIAFVNEVAILCDALKIPTHEVLKAASTKWNFLPFSPGLVGGHCISVDPYYLTHKAQELGIHTRVISAGRLVNDAMPHFIAHKLIKLISQAHIPLFDARILILGATFKENCNDIRNSKIFEVAQELQEFGCKVTLLDPLADKDEVQSKHNLTLFHTLEELPRISFDALLGAVAHDAFTPMDFTPFLHQNSVIYDLKGMLKSSHARL
- a CDS encoding glycosyltransferase family 2 protein → MTENPFFSIIIPVYNTEKYIARCLESCINQTFQEIEIIIVDDCGTDNAIQIAQNYAKKDTRIKIIHNPHNLGLFHTRFNGIKVASGIYTLFVDSDDFIDIKTCENLYQILQKHLQIDLLHFTSHNLLNNLKSKFNFCKSLKILTTPFFQEKLILGNSFESIWGKAIRTNIIKNAYNKLDFVPSPLNTLEDGLILLALSFEIQAYCKIEKQFYFYCDNPLSITRTITSEAFYKRQKDFLTLFKSIEKLKVPYPSQQNLISRYKNKAISASILNARHYSQHELQEVFFMLQSINTDFKPPHYFIASIYLTSTLLSLRYFFRWQTIARITLYLATFGKVKL
- a CDS encoding sulfatase-like hydrolase/transferase, giving the protein MIGVALVCLVCATCVFRQGGATNKLPSPISLYGLFLAYGIDRVENPYSYRYELTKEIQISHAQYQHIVLVIDESIRFDYSPFLRLKHLGQWSVMDFGKATSYANSSAVSNIMLRKGVRYESIVEDFYHNALIWDYAKKAGYKTYLYDAQGGGRGHDYFDYVEEKMIDNNLSRVAIESDREIISSLQYLKTKQKTFTIIIKKGAHFPYNAFLSHYQFPLKFFVGYSAQTPQRVKYLKSVLYQSDRFCSELLKFQTQESTLIIYTSDHGQNLEDVAGLTHGSTQNPYSGEGLVPLVVLSNVQNMPISKHLQNNFNRSSHFNIFPTILEAMGYAPKKLGYLGYSGSLYGDIKEVGGFFYGIPFGYFGREPNFKKINADF
- a CDS encoding glycosyltransferase, with product MANYRQNHLISCNIWKSQTMKASFNLLGKCDNSNPSSISLKQIHHWEEEKWITYLGETDCVRDFIAKHSCIILPSYKEGIPRSLLEAMSMEKPIITTDVSGCRECICNPREMEHFKVGDNGILIPPKNPLSLAKAIEYFLSLSNEQKKEMGRQGRKYAKTRFEISHTIQHYQQVLSPYSNSTQKNLIFISNTSFGMYNFRLPILQSLQKQGFVIHIISPIDSTTQLLKDKGFFHHPISINPKGLNPLEDLLLAYKLRKMIRSIRPILVFNYTIKPAIYGSIACNLLKIPNIAVITGLGYVFIDGGFKKKLLKYLVCLLYRGAFLKTLEVWFLNSDDKETFINHKILDSSKAKILDSEGIDTDFFSPQDYPQDEPNFLLIARMLWDKGIGELIEAIKILKNPH